The following coding sequences are from one Kallotenue papyrolyticum window:
- a CDS encoding hybrid sensor histidine kinase/response regulator encodes MDLSAFYTQFREETNDNVQVIASGLLALERAPEDRATLDAIFRAAHTVKGSARLLGFQAVSQLAHAMESLLGALRAGALPLSQPVSDLLLQANDRLLALATAASQGQPVSAPNELIERLERLAGGGTRETEAAPPPTSSAPDGAEPSAPSADTPPAGNAAVAPPAPEVASAAAPTPLSAATSVAAATVVQKPIAQGNGAEPAPGGRAARGTVRVRVDRLDRLVAVAGELAVERQADGEHLEALQALLVLTAQQQRALQQSLTEVASLNLPLRERQRILRRLDDFHARADEIARRLRSVHAAFARRAAARSGLVDELEAEVFAARLVPVATVLATIPRAVRELARSLGRQVELELRGEETEADRKVLDALAEPLLHMVRNAIDHGLEPPEERVQAGKPPTGRLTIAAEAEHGQLRVTVADDGRGIDPQAIRAAAVRKGIVDAATAAGLSDADAIDLIFAPGFSTSAIITDVSGRGVGMDVVRARISELGGQVMVESQLGRGTAITLLLPISMMTSQVLLVETAGQCWAVPANACRGALRLERCDIHRLEGQPLLQLDGRNVPLYMLAQLLERPTEERAWDAQSHVLLLGASRPIAVAVEQLLDKQEVVIKPLGALLDGHPLAMGVAPLADGTLAVVLSAQGLIDRARRVKASGAPGVATRPTGRLLVADDSFTTRELLRSILQSAGYDVATAVDGQDALDRLRADPGFNLVISDVEMPRLDGFALTRSIRADAALQDVPVVLVTSLHSDEHKRQGLAAGAQAYIVKSQFDQSNLLAVVRDLLAF; translated from the coding sequence ATGGATCTCAGCGCTTTCTACACCCAGTTTCGTGAAGAAACCAACGACAACGTCCAGGTGATCGCCTCAGGGCTGCTCGCGTTGGAACGCGCGCCCGAGGATCGTGCCACGCTGGATGCCATCTTTCGCGCTGCACACACGGTCAAGGGCTCGGCACGGCTGTTGGGCTTTCAGGCCGTCTCGCAGCTGGCGCATGCTATGGAGAGCCTGCTGGGCGCGCTCCGCGCCGGTGCGCTGCCGCTGTCCCAGCCGGTCAGTGACCTGTTGTTGCAGGCTAATGATCGCTTGCTGGCACTGGCGACGGCGGCCAGTCAGGGGCAACCTGTGAGCGCGCCCAACGAGCTGATCGAACGCTTGGAGCGCCTGGCCGGCGGTGGCACGCGCGAGACGGAGGCGGCGCCACCGCCCACGTCGTCCGCTCCCGATGGTGCTGAGCCATCCGCACCGTCGGCGGATACGCCTCCGGCTGGCAATGCAGCCGTAGCTCCGCCGGCACCGGAGGTTGCGTCGGCAGCAGCGCCTACGCCGCTATCGGCTGCGACGAGTGTGGCGGCAGCAACGGTGGTGCAGAAGCCAATCGCCCAGGGCAACGGCGCCGAGCCCGCGCCGGGTGGCCGCGCGGCGCGGGGTACGGTGCGCGTGCGGGTCGATCGCCTGGACCGGCTGGTTGCGGTGGCGGGTGAGCTGGCCGTGGAGCGCCAGGCCGACGGCGAACATCTGGAGGCGCTCCAGGCGCTGCTGGTGCTGACCGCGCAACAGCAACGCGCGCTGCAACAATCGCTGACCGAGGTAGCGAGCCTGAATCTGCCGCTTCGCGAGCGGCAGCGCATCCTGCGACGCTTGGATGATTTTCATGCTCGCGCCGACGAGATCGCGCGCCGACTGCGCAGCGTACACGCCGCTTTTGCGCGGCGCGCAGCTGCGCGGAGCGGGCTGGTAGACGAACTGGAGGCGGAGGTCTTTGCGGCGCGACTGGTACCCGTCGCTACGGTGTTGGCCACCATTCCGCGCGCCGTACGCGAGCTGGCGCGCAGTCTGGGCCGGCAGGTGGAACTGGAACTGCGTGGCGAAGAGACCGAAGCCGATCGTAAGGTGTTGGATGCGCTGGCCGAGCCGCTGCTGCATATGGTGCGCAACGCGATCGACCACGGTCTTGAACCACCCGAGGAGCGCGTACAGGCCGGCAAACCGCCAACCGGCCGCCTGACGATCGCCGCCGAAGCCGAGCATGGCCAGTTGCGGGTGACGGTAGCCGATGATGGGCGCGGGATCGATCCTCAGGCGATCCGCGCCGCCGCCGTGCGCAAGGGGATTGTGGATGCGGCCACGGCAGCCGGCTTGAGCGATGCAGATGCGATCGACCTGATCTTCGCCCCCGGCTTCTCCACCAGCGCGATCATCACCGATGTTTCGGGCCGCGGCGTGGGCATGGACGTGGTGCGCGCGCGCATCTCCGAGCTGGGCGGCCAGGTTATGGTCGAAAGTCAGCTCGGACGTGGCACGGCGATCACGCTGCTGCTGCCGATCTCGATGATGACCTCGCAGGTCTTGCTGGTCGAGACCGCCGGTCAGTGCTGGGCGGTGCCGGCTAATGCCTGCCGTGGCGCGCTGCGCCTGGAACGCTGCGACATCCACCGCCTGGAGGGGCAGCCCTTGCTGCAGCTCGATGGTCGCAATGTACCGCTCTACATGCTGGCCCAGTTGCTGGAGCGGCCCACCGAGGAGCGCGCCTGGGACGCGCAGAGCCACGTGTTGCTGCTGGGCGCGAGTCGGCCCATCGCCGTGGCGGTCGAGCAGTTGCTGGATAAGCAAGAGGTGGTGATCAAGCCGCTGGGCGCGCTGCTGGATGGCCACCCGCTGGCGATGGGCGTCGCGCCGCTGGCGGATGGCACACTGGCCGTGGTGTTGAGTGCCCAAGGGCTGATCGATCGCGCCCGGCGCGTCAAGGCCAGTGGTGCGCCGGGGGTCGCCACGCGCCCCACCGGTCGGTTGTTGGTCGCCGACGACTCGTTCACCACGCGCGAGCTGTTGCGCTCGATCCTGCAATCCGCCGGCTATGACGTCGCCACGGCGGTAGATGGTCAGGATGCGCTGGACCGTCTGCGCGCCGATCCCGGCTTCAACCTGGTGATCTCCGACGTTGAAATGCCACGGCTGGACGGTTTCGCCCTGACGCGCAGCATTCGCGCCGATGCCGCGCTGCAGGATGTGCCGGTGGTGCTGGTCACCAGCCTCCACTCCGATGAGCATAAGCGCCAGGGCCTGGCTGCAGGGGCACAGGCGTACATCGTCAAGTCGCAGTTCGACCAATCTAACCTGCTGGCAGTGGTGCGCGACCTGTTGGCGTTCTAG
- a CDS encoding DUF4395 domain-containing protein: protein MLQPVDRAALKVNQAGIVLVSVVAFVLGDVAGRWLVLVLALILALGTAVPRAALFKQFYAHVLKPLGVVRPALVDDDPRAHLFAQGVGATVLALASLALFAGWSTLGWALVWLVVALAAINLLFNFCAGCFLYYQLARHGLWRSEVRR, encoded by the coding sequence ATGCTGCAACCCGTTGATCGCGCGGCTCTGAAGGTCAACCAGGCGGGCATCGTTCTGGTCAGTGTGGTGGCGTTTGTGCTGGGTGATGTTGCCGGACGCTGGCTCGTGCTGGTGCTGGCGTTGATCCTGGCGCTGGGCACTGCCGTGCCGCGCGCGGCGCTGTTCAAGCAGTTCTATGCGCATGTGCTCAAGCCGCTGGGCGTGGTGCGGCCTGCGCTCGTGGACGACGATCCGCGCGCGCACCTGTTCGCGCAGGGCGTAGGCGCAACGGTGCTGGCGCTGGCCAGTCTGGCGCTGTTCGCCGGTTGGAGCACACTCGGCTGGGCGTTGGTCTGGTTGGTGGTCGCCCTGGCGGCGATCAACCTGCTCTTCAACTTCTGCGCGGGGTGCTTCCTGTACTATCAGCTCGCGCGGCATGGCCTGTGGCGGAGCGAGGTGCGGCGATGA
- a CDS encoding TlpA family protein disulfide reductase, translating into MIERFGLAVLALVAIVLLAYVVRWGTRGWQARLVARQRLATGQPMLLYFSGPWCVLCRQQEPALEQARRLSPVSFQLRNVDVAGEAELARRFGVLTVPTTVVIDRHGAVRAINNGLVSAQALLKQLRDC; encoded by the coding sequence ATGATCGAACGCTTCGGGCTGGCCGTGCTGGCCCTGGTGGCGATCGTGCTGCTGGCCTATGTGGTGCGCTGGGGCACGCGCGGGTGGCAGGCGCGCCTGGTAGCCCGGCAGCGTCTGGCGACGGGGCAGCCCATGCTGTTGTACTTCAGCGGGCCGTGGTGCGTCCTCTGTCGGCAGCAGGAGCCGGCGCTGGAACAGGCGCGCCGCTTGTCGCCGGTGAGCTTCCAGCTGCGCAACGTGGATGTCGCCGGCGAGGCCGAGCTAGCACGACGCTTCGGTGTGCTGACCGTGCCGACGACGGTGGTGATCGATCGGCACGGTGCAGTACGGGCGATCAACAATGGCTTGGTCTCGGCGCAGGCGCTGCTGAAACAGCTGCGCGATTGCTGA
- a CDS encoding peptidylprolyl isomerase, with amino-acid sequence MSTKRYAQPPAMTLDPAKDYYAVLHTEKGRIRIKLFAQEAPITVNNFVFLAREGFYDGTTFHRVIKNFMIQGGDPTGTGTGGPGYRIPDEFHPRLRHDRAGILSMANAGPNTGGSQFFITHTATPWLDQRHAVFGEVVEGMEVVNAIRERDPQRDRQPGDRLLRVEIEELPRQTAAT; translated from the coding sequence ATGTCCACCAAACGCTACGCTCAGCCGCCGGCCATGACGCTCGACCCGGCCAAGGACTACTATGCCGTGCTGCACACCGAGAAAGGCCGCATCCGCATCAAGCTTTTTGCCCAGGAAGCGCCGATCACCGTCAACAACTTCGTGTTTCTGGCGCGCGAAGGCTTCTACGATGGTACGACCTTTCACCGGGTGATCAAGAACTTCATGATCCAGGGCGGCGATCCCACCGGCACCGGCACGGGTGGTCCCGGCTACCGCATTCCGGATGAGTTCCATCCGCGCCTGCGCCATGATCGAGCGGGCATCCTCTCGATGGCCAACGCCGGCCCCAACACCGGCGGTTCGCAGTTCTTCATCACCCACACGGCTACGCCCTGGCTCGACCAGCGCCATGCCGTCTTCGGCGAAGTGGTGGAGGGGATGGAAGTGGTCAACGCGATCCGCGAGCGCGATCCGCAGCGCGATCGTCAGCCCGGCGACCGGCTGCTGCGCGTTGAGATCGAAGAGCTGCCGCGCCAGACTGCCGCGACGTAA
- a CDS encoding HU family DNA-binding protein — protein sequence MQKTQFIGEVAARAGVSKKQAKHVLDTALQIIAEQLQQGERVVLTGFGTFEVRSRRARRGVNPQTRQPMTINATRTPGFSASNSLKAVVRGEKSTRDLQREIEG from the coding sequence ATGCAAAAGACGCAGTTCATCGGAGAAGTCGCCGCGCGCGCCGGCGTGTCCAAGAAGCAGGCCAAGCACGTGCTCGATACCGCGCTGCAGATCATCGCCGAGCAGCTCCAGCAGGGCGAGCGTGTGGTGCTGACCGGCTTCGGCACCTTTGAGGTGCGCAGTCGCCGTGCGCGCCGGGGCGTCAATCCGCAGACCCGCCAGCCCATGACCATCAACGCCACGCGCACACCAGGCTTTTCGGCCAGCAACAGCCTCAAGGCCGTGGTGCGCGGCGAGAAATCGACCCGCGATCTCCAGCGCGAGATCGAGGGCTAA
- a CDS encoding winged helix-turn-helix domain-containing protein — MNDNNMPNVLAAFEILLEEIEAEVDLVNKTGAHAFAAGDHERARTALDRARQITAFRDKVALLRTEWEHLAPERQVGQLMADVGRPYAGRLRKGLRTREAAFYRPILQALDELGGSANIRRVLARVEELMRAQLSPVDYEPLNSDPDTPRWFNTAQWARNAMVKQGLLKSDSPRGLWELSEAGRHALHSPELF; from the coding sequence ATGAACGACAACAACATGCCCAATGTCTTGGCTGCGTTTGAGATTCTGCTTGAAGAGATCGAAGCCGAGGTCGATCTGGTCAACAAGACCGGTGCGCACGCCTTTGCCGCGGGCGACCACGAGCGCGCCCGCACGGCCCTTGATCGCGCGCGGCAGATCACGGCCTTTCGCGACAAGGTGGCGCTGCTGCGCACTGAATGGGAACACCTGGCTCCCGAACGGCAAGTTGGACAACTCATGGCCGACGTTGGGCGTCCCTATGCTGGCCGGCTACGCAAAGGTTTGCGCACGCGGGAAGCGGCCTTCTACCGCCCGATCCTGCAGGCGCTCGACGAGCTTGGCGGATCGGCAAACATTCGCCGGGTGCTGGCACGCGTAGAGGAGCTGATGCGCGCACAACTCAGCCCGGTTGACTACGAGCCGCTCAACTCCGATCCTGATACACCACGCTGGTTCAATACCGCACAGTGGGCACGCAACGCTATGGTCAAGCAGGGACTGCTCAAGTCCGACTCGCCGCGTGGTCTATGGGAGCTCAGCGAAGCAGGTCGGCACGCGTTGCATAGCCCGGAGCTGTTCTAG
- a CDS encoding LacI family DNA-binding transcriptional regulator, protein MSITKIAANLNLSPASVSRALNGQPGVSAETRARVLAEAARLRFVPNGAARTLVTARTETIAFVLYHLPGAFATDPFYSRIMLGIEHELRQHGYHLLLSILDDEQIAQPEEWSVVKGRRVDGLILAGPFIPPRFILSLYTQGLPLVLVDNALADVPIDAVLGDDREGARRIAAHVLEHGRRRVVVLAGPEDWFTTRERCAGFADALRAWGLDPVALLHADETTYQSGAALAQQARELAPDAILAVNDAMAMGAIDALRAAGLRVPEDVAITGFDDVEAAQHWSVPLTTVHLQKRYLGRIAVRHLLDRLADPDAPPQRTLVASELVVRRSCGCADAAPPAGSAN, encoded by the coding sequence ATGTCGATCACCAAAATCGCGGCCAACCTCAACCTTTCGCCGGCATCCGTCTCACGGGCACTCAACGGGCAGCCCGGCGTTAGTGCCGAAACGCGGGCACGGGTGCTGGCTGAAGCAGCGCGGTTGCGCTTTGTGCCCAATGGTGCGGCGCGCACGCTGGTGACGGCGCGCACCGAAACGATCGCCTTCGTGCTCTATCACCTGCCGGGCGCGTTTGCGACCGATCCGTTTTACAGCCGCATCATGCTCGGGATCGAACACGAGCTGCGCCAGCATGGCTATCACCTGCTGCTGTCGATCCTCGACGACGAGCAGATTGCGCAGCCTGAAGAGTGGAGCGTCGTTAAGGGGCGGCGTGTCGATGGGCTGATCCTGGCCGGGCCGTTTATTCCACCGCGCTTTATTCTGTCGCTCTACACGCAGGGGCTGCCCCTGGTGCTAGTGGATAACGCGCTGGCCGATGTGCCCATCGATGCTGTGCTGGGCGACGATCGCGAGGGCGCGCGCCGCATCGCTGCGCATGTGCTGGAGCACGGGCGGCGACGCGTCGTCGTGCTGGCCGGGCCGGAGGACTGGTTCACTACGCGCGAGCGCTGTGCCGGTTTTGCCGACGCGCTCCGTGCCTGGGGCCTAGACCCGGTGGCGCTGCTGCACGCCGACGAAACCACCTATCAGAGCGGTGCGGCGCTGGCACAGCAGGCGCGTGAGCTTGCCCCCGATGCCATTCTGGCGGTCAACGATGCCATGGCCATGGGTGCGATCGATGCGCTGCGCGCTGCCGGGCTGCGCGTGCCGGAGGATGTCGCCATCACCGGCTTCGACGACGTGGAAGCTGCACAACACTGGAGCGTGCCGCTCACCACGGTGCACCTTCAGAAGCGCTACCTGGGACGTATCGCGGTGCGGCACCTGTTGGATCGGCTAGCCGATCCGGATGCGCCGCCGCAGCGCACGCTGGTGGCGAGCGAGCTGGTGGTGCGCCGTTCCTGTGGTTGTGCCGATGCGGCGCCGCCGGCTGGGTCCGCGAACTAG
- a CDS encoding ABC transporter substrate-binding protein: protein MCRSVARRLLAVALLSLLAACGGQQATTQPSPAASPAETAASPAAAVSPAASPAETAASPAAAGQKVRLRLTTWAGVDESKELQAILDKINAAATTFEIVHEPQPADYYTKLQTTIAGGQGADLIWLSQEYIPGYAERGALLALDECLARSDQPAAKLDDYFPDVLQTAQFNGKTYGLPWIAQPVILYYNPKLFQEAGVEEPNENWTWDDFKAAAEKLTNPEKGIYGTAFNDWPPIQMFIWQAGGEVISEDRTQSPIDTPEALQGAAFYQEIIYNPKYAAPENVIKEQGFAELAKNGKVAMFFGGAADDLDYAHTKDPKFAEMKAALVPNGPKNRTTFAWTASTVVNAQTANPEVACEALIALTEGIHHWKIVAPRKSLATKEVIVASVPQKEASADVIVKAAQEMRSFRVVPQQSEWDTAFWELFKDPLYHRKGTPEELAKQARPELEAILQGP, encoded by the coding sequence ATGTGTCGGTCTGTTGCCCGTCGCCTGCTGGCCGTGGCGCTGCTCAGTCTGCTGGCAGCCTGCGGTGGTCAGCAGGCGACGACCCAACCATCCCCCGCGGCATCACCTGCTGAGACGGCGGCCTCGCCCGCGGCGGCTGTATCCCCCGCGGCATCACCCGCTGAGACGGCGGCCTCGCCCGCGGCTGCCGGGCAGAAGGTCCGCCTGCGGCTAACCACCTGGGCAGGCGTGGATGAGTCCAAAGAGTTGCAGGCCATTCTGGACAAGATCAACGCGGCTGCGACGACCTTCGAGATCGTGCATGAGCCGCAACCCGCCGACTACTACACCAAACTGCAGACGACGATCGCCGGCGGGCAGGGCGCGGACCTGATCTGGCTCTCGCAGGAGTACATCCCCGGCTATGCCGAACGCGGCGCGTTGTTGGCGCTGGACGAGTGTCTTGCGCGCAGCGATCAGCCGGCGGCCAAGTTGGACGACTACTTCCCCGATGTGCTCCAGACGGCGCAGTTCAACGGCAAGACCTACGGGCTGCCGTGGATCGCCCAGCCGGTGATCCTGTACTACAACCCCAAACTCTTCCAGGAGGCGGGTGTTGAGGAGCCCAATGAGAACTGGACCTGGGACGATTTCAAGGCGGCTGCCGAAAAGCTGACCAATCCTGAAAAGGGCATCTACGGCACGGCCTTCAACGACTGGCCCCCGATCCAGATGTTTATCTGGCAAGCGGGCGGTGAGGTGATCAGCGAGGATCGCACCCAGTCGCCGATCGATACCCCCGAAGCGCTGCAAGGCGCGGCCTTCTACCAGGAGATTATCTACAATCCCAAGTACGCCGCTCCCGAAAACGTGATCAAAGAACAGGGCTTTGCCGAACTGGCCAAGAACGGCAAGGTTGCCATGTTCTTCGGCGGCGCGGCCGATGATCTGGACTATGCCCACACCAAGGATCCCAAGTTTGCCGAAATGAAGGCGGCGTTGGTACCCAACGGCCCCAAGAATCGCACCACCTTCGCCTGGACGGCCTCGACCGTGGTCAACGCCCAGACCGCCAATCCGGAGGTTGCCTGCGAGGCGCTGATCGCGCTCACCGAGGGCATTCACCACTGGAAGATCGTCGCGCCGCGCAAGTCGCTGGCGACCAAAGAGGTGATCGTGGCCAGCGTGCCCCAGAAGGAGGCATCCGCCGATGTGATCGTCAAGGCGGCTCAGGAGATGCGCTCGTTCCGCGTCGTGCCGCAGCAGTCGGAGTGGGATACCGCCTTCTGGGAGCTGTTCAAGGATCCGCTCTACCATCGCAAGGGCACGCCCGAAGAGCTGGCCAAGCAGGCGCGGCCTGAGCTGGAAGCGATCCTGCAGGGACCGTAG
- a CDS encoding carbohydrate ABC transporter permease, with the protein MVQWYARTLIDYLIAAGGILLVMVLVYYGLTRLGLRREAATGYALIMPWLLGLVIWTAYPIGASLYYSFTDFNGLQPPHWVGLSNYQRLLAPNSYFWPSLRMTLLYGALSLPIGLALSLAVAMLLARDVRGIGFWRTMFYIPAVIPTVATIILWIWLLSTDGLVNQVLSPFYRLVGMQRPSWFTDPRYALPGLIIMSLWGVFGANTVILLAGLKNIPHHLYEAVEIDGGGAWAKFRYVTLPMVSPTLFYTLVLGVIAAVKTFEPGVFIRLPRATGTFLQVLVYQYAFGTRALMGLASALSWIMLIIIALLTLLVFRTSALWVYYEGERRR; encoded by the coding sequence ATGGTGCAGTGGTACGCGCGAACACTGATCGACTACCTGATCGCCGCGGGCGGGATCCTGCTGGTCATGGTGCTGGTGTACTACGGGCTGACACGCCTGGGGCTGCGCCGCGAGGCCGCAACCGGCTATGCCCTGATCATGCCCTGGCTACTGGGCTTGGTGATCTGGACCGCCTATCCGATCGGGGCGTCGCTCTACTACAGCTTTACCGATTTCAACGGCCTCCAACCACCGCATTGGGTGGGTCTGAGCAATTATCAGCGGCTGCTGGCGCCCAATTCGTACTTCTGGCCATCGCTGCGCATGACGCTGCTCTATGGCGCGCTCAGCCTGCCGATCGGACTGGCGCTGTCGCTGGCAGTGGCCATGCTGCTAGCGCGTGATGTGCGCGGCATCGGCTTTTGGCGCACCATGTTCTACATTCCGGCGGTGATTCCCACGGTCGCCACCATCATTCTCTGGATCTGGTTGCTGTCCACGGATGGGCTGGTCAACCAGGTATTGAGCCCATTCTACCGGCTGGTGGGTATGCAACGGCCAAGCTGGTTTACCGATCCGCGCTACGCGCTGCCCGGTCTGATCATCATGAGCCTGTGGGGCGTGTTCGGCGCGAATACGGTGATCCTGCTGGCCGGGCTGAAAAACATCCCTCACCACCTGTACGAGGCCGTGGAGATCGACGGCGGTGGCGCGTGGGCCAAGTTCCGCTACGTGACTCTGCCGATGGTCAGCCCTACGCTGTTTTACACCCTGGTGTTGGGGGTGATCGCGGCAGTCAAGACCTTTGAACCCGGCGTCTTTATTCGCCTGCCGCGCGCGACGGGCACCTTTTTACAGGTGCTGGTCTATCAATATGCCTTCGGCACGCGCGCGCTGATGGGGCTGGCCTCGGCGCTGAGCTGGATCATGCTGATCATCATTGCGCTGTTGACGCTGTTGGTCTTTCGCACCTCGGCGTTGTGGGTCTATTACGAGGGCGAGCGTAGGAGA